GAACACAGCGAAGCAACTCCAGTTAACCAGAAATATTCGAAACTAAGTGATTCAGGGCCCGCTTGTTCCTCGCAACTTCATACACGGCGCGTCACTGTAGGTGTGCGTAGACGAAGAAGTTCCCAGGAAGTGTTGCCAGCAGTCGATGGTATTCTCAGCTGACAAGAAGAGGGCTTTTGAGACAACAGCAACGGGAACATTAACGAACGAAAAGAACCACTCGTTGGCTGAAAAGTGGCTCAACATGTACTGATATTTTACCATGATTTATAAGAATACAAATGCTTATTACGTCAAACGTGTTTTCAGGATgcttttttttctacaatatgTGCTGAATAAAGAATAGGGGAAGAGTCCAGTTCGAGGTAATGATGTTGTCGGCAATTGCATCACTTCTCGGcgtttaaacaatttaaaacaaaattctgtaTATCAGGTAGTGAATAATATGAACAGTAATATTATATAAGAACGTGAACAAAGACACTTGTTGACTACGAAAATGCATATCCATAACACGAACATAGGTCCTGCTAACGTATGCgtcttatattattaatatcaatattaggTTGTTTCTACTGTGGGTCAAATAATCCATCGAAACTATTTAATTTTCACCTTATTATAAAGAACATTACACATCACGGTCAGTTGCTAAACAAGAGATAAATCAGTGCAAAATATACACTACAACAGGTGGATTATTGTCGGTAAGCCTGACAATCATTTCAGTACCCCCTGTGGCCCATATTCTGCTAGAAGTCGCTTCGTGACCTTGTCGAGGTGCAGAACGATGTTCGAATCCTGGGCagtgcagaagcacttatcacttacgACTTCCCGTAGGTGGACGTTGtccgatattaaatgatatttgtagcttaatatttgcgaatatgaaaaaaagacatgcgtgtatatgataaaaaatttcacacatatataatataaataaaataaataaattatatatatatatatatatatatatatatatatatatatatatatatatatatatatatatatatatatatttatgttcctatgtgtgtgcatatatatacagtatgtatgtatatatatatatatatatatatatatatatatatatatatatatatatatatatatatatatatatatatatatatatatatatatatataatacatacatatagatatacatacatatagatatatatatatatatatatatatagatatacagtatatatgtgtgtgcttgtgtgtgtatgtgtgcgtgtgtgtgcacagGGACAGAAATAATACAAGCCTACATGCGTTCGCGCACTTCCACAAAAGATAACCTCACACAAACATTGTCTACAACGGACAAGCAAATATTCATTAGAAACGCATCCCCTTTTCATTCCCAGGTTGAGCAGAGCAAACAAGCGAAGAGGCATCGtctcacttttcttcttcttgctctcctcctcctcctccttcttcttcttcttcttcttcctggtggaTTTCATGGTCCCAAACATTATGAGGTGTATTCCAGCGCGAGGAAGCGAATGTATTCATGAAATTCCCAGCTGAAATCCCTTCCAGGAATAAGCCGTTGTTGTGCCCAGATCTTGTTAAGCTGGAACGGTGTCTTAGACGGCCAAGGTGTGAGATATGCCGAAATTAATATCTGTTATACATTCGCTGTGAATGGCATTGCTTGCTTCGCTTGCTTTCCCATTCCGTTCTTTTATCTtcgctcttctttttttttttttttagaagccacaatatttccaaatttatttttagtgttatttctCCGGCAGGCTGAGATACAACGCCTCCGATTACTTTTCACCGAAAGATGCACAACCCAGCTTGCGGAAGAGCCATTTCTGTTGACTCTCTCGAAAGATTCACGCGCGCCAAAATGCAGTCGCCCATAAccgttcttcttctctctcgaaGTTTTCATGCAATTCTGATATTTGCCGTTGTCTCTGCTAACACTTGTTTTTTTCGGGGCGCGTTTCCTTTTAGCGCTTGTATTGTTTTACTGCCAACGTTCCCTTCCAGTTCTACTGACAGACATACTGTAGTTCTCAGCGAGctaaaatgtaatatattcatGAAACAGCAACGGCCTCTGCTTGCATCGGTCTTGAAGTCCTTCGATAGTAATTGAAGTTATCTCATTTTTTACAGTGCTAACaacaagagaatgaaagaaaaatagtggctactactactactactactactactactactactactactactactactgctgctaccaACAGCACTTGACTGCTTCCATCACAGCTCCatcatcaatataataataataaatcgtttCATGTCACTTAAGCTCTTTCATATCTCTTGCATTCCTTTTCGCCTAAAGTCCGAAACTTGACCATTTTTTCCACACGCCACTTGAAAATACCACGCAAACAGTTGTCTACTTTCTTGATGatacttcttttctcttctactttccgattaattttctttacttcccTCTCAATTATCATCTTCAGCAACATTCTCCCTTTTTCTGGTCTTTGCTTGTATTTCATCCTCTTGGTATTAACAGTTCACAATGCTCTCTTTATACCGTCGTCCTCAATCTTCTACAGCACTAACTGCTCGTTTCCGAATTTCCCCTCTGTTTTCCCCCCTCGGAAATACCCCTCACAAACCCTCCCcactcctccccccacctcccagaTCTCatactcctttctctctcattccttccttccagtTTGCATGCCTCCTTCAGCGTCCTATGGCCCTTGGAGAGCCATTAAGCTCTAATTACTACCATTTAATCGCGATCCGTCTAAACTTGTGTAGCAGAGTGACCCGGCTGTGTAGAGAGGCTGTAAGCACCCGAAAATACACCAGGCAGGACGACGGAAGGCCCAGATTGGTGGGgttgggatggggaggggggggggcggggtcgTGAGGgtagagaggggaagggggagggggtggagtagtGGTGAGGGTGGAGGGGGCGGGAGTTTCAGGCACCCGAAAACACAAACACCAGCCACGCAAACTGCTCTGAAGGTGCAGTTGTGCCCTcggtgatttttctttttttttttattttgagatatttgtataaaattgtcATGGTGAAGTTAAATAAACTCTTTGCTAACTGGCTGGGCTTGCTGTTGCCTGTGCCGCAGTCCCATGGCACTAATTGCATTCACCCAGGCCCTTTGAGGgaaccttgttattttttttttttctctctctctctctctctctctctctctctctctctctctctctctctctctctctctctctctctctctctctttgttgatgcAGTATAATGTCGTCAATTCCTGTTCTATTCaatatttcattgcttttcaCCATCATGAAAATTGTGTCTTCTGCCTTGTGACACAAAATGTTATTGAATTATAGAACGAGAAGAAATGCTAACGCAAATGTAGAATCTTAAagttttatttcccatttggtATAAGATATAACATTTGTAAATTGACTCACATTTTGTTTTCCTGAGTATACAATACTCTAAAAACCTGGTTTTCGTTTATAGAAACAGTAACTAATATTTAGTCACATGAATATGCAAGAGGAAACAAAATGTAACATACTGCATGTAAgaacaaatatttcagaaaagtaCATAATCgagactatatacatacatacatacatacatatatatatatatatatatatatatatatatatatatatatatatatatatatatacatatatatatatatatatatatatatatatatatatatatatatatatatatatatatatatatatatatatatatatatatatatatatatatatacatatacacatatatatatatatacatatatatatatatatatatatatatatatatatatatataggcatgaaGTGAGGTCGTCAGTCTTGAGATGATGGAGAAATAGGTAAAGAAATTAACTTGCAGAGTTTTCGAGCTCATGAAGCAGTTTACTTAAGAAATCTGGCGATGAAATTtcagatgtatatttataaaaacaattaaccattCTCTGTCTATTCTGACTGGCTGTCACTTTAAATAAGATTACGGGGCATTAGGAACTGGAATAATTcccattttaaaagataaattgaCAATTTTGTCTACAGATTTATGGGAATTACAGTTTCATCTCCTTTGGTTGGATATATTTGATGGTCAGATTGTTGGTCTTGATATTTTACGAATTATTTTGAGAGCTTTACCAAACgttaatgaaatttatataagaatatagaaTAATCTTTATTgatgtcattttattttgctgtattccATCTcttcgtttgtgtgttttgctatATATAAGTAATTCTTAGTTAAAATACTTAAATGATTCGCTCATTTCCACATAATCACTGAAATaagatacatttttatatgtatatatatatatatatatatatatatatatatatatatatatatatatatatatatatatatatatatatatatatatatatatatatatatatatatatatatatatatatatatatatatatatatatatatatatatatatatataatatgtacacacatatacagacacacacatatatatatatatatatatatatatatatatatatatatatatatatatatatatatatatatatatatatatatattataatatgtacacacatatacagacattatctatatatatatatatatatatatatatatatatatatatatatatatatatatatatatatatatatatatatatatatatatatatattatatatatatatatatattattcattttatttcaatgaTCATGTGGAAATTTAAATAATACAAGGAATTAGGTACATATGCAAACATGTATGAATGAACGAATCATTTAAGTATTTTAACTAAGAATTACTTATATTTCGCAAAACACATAACGAAGAGatgaaatacagcaaaataaaacagcaaCCATAAAGAagattactgtatattcttaCATAAATTTCACTGATGTTTGGAAAAGATCTCAAATAATTCGTATAATATCAAGACCAACAATCTGACCATCAAATGTATCTAACCAAAGCAGACGAGACTATATTTCCCATAAATCTGTAGACAAAAttgtcattttatcttttaaaacggAAATTATTCCAGCTCCTAATGTCCCGTAATCTTATTTAAAGTGACAACCATTCAGCATAGACAGAGAatgattaattgtttttataaatatacatttgaaaTTTCACTGCTAGATTTCTTGAGTAAACTTCTTCATGAGCTCGAAAACTCAGAAAGTCAATTTCCTTTACCTATTTCTCCATCATCTGAAGACTGACGACCTCACTTCGCCCGAGGAAACCAACCCAGACACATGTGGAACACATACGAATATTCAATAACGTCGCGCGAAGGCAATTGTCAGATATTCCAATACTTATTCCAGACAAGTTTATTCCGAAACCCGGGCGCTAATATGAGCTGCTGGGACGCAATCTCAACATGTAACTGTCACGTTAACTGTCAGAAGAAAGGTCGTCGTCTGCTTGCGTCCAGAAACGAGGTCAGAGTTATATTCAAAAGGCCTCTTTATTATGATATGTGTCGTTCTTATCGTAATGACCAAATTACACCAGCACTTTGATGAAATTTAACTGTTTTCTTTCGTTACTGTCATTACTGACAGTTAATTTGACAATAACGTCCAGTTTTCccatattcagaagatgaaattggGTTTGATGTTTTTCAGCAAATCTGATATACCGAGATGCCTTACACTGCATTGGGAAATAAGACAGAATGACACAAACATAAGTAAAAGCAGTCTAAATAACTTCTATTTGCCACAAGCatgaaagaaaatttctctcCTGGACATCTCCAGGGCGAGAAGGGCGCGACATACGGACTGCCATGTTATCCAATGTTGTCTGGAGAGTGAGTTGACTTTATCTTAGGCAGAGTGTAAAGGCTATTCACATGGCATTAAGGAGTAGAGAgttataatgtttatttgttccagggcattttagttttttgtaaaagaaagctattgtgccggctctgtctgtccgtcctcactttttctgaccgccctcagatcttaaaaactactgaggctagagggctgcaaattggtatgttgatcattcaccctccaatcatcaaacataccaaattgcagacctctagcttcagtagtttttatttcatttaaagttaaagttagccatgatcgtgcgtttgttaacggtataggacaggccaccaccgggccgtggttgaaagtttcatggccgcggctcatacagcattatacgctgtatagaaaattcgattgagccaaagaaacttcggagcattttttacttgtttcttttgtccTGAGAATATACAGATATCTCTTAGACAGAAATGAAGAGCTTTAAGCAAATTACTTTCTACTGATGAAAAAGCTAAATAGAACTACCGTATAATTAAATGgaataatttgaattaatttcGAAATGAGACACACAGCTACTGTTTTATTGCTAAAAGAATTATGTTCTCTGAAGGAACCTGGGGCTTGGGGCTGAAACGACTGGGAGTGTTAGACAGAGCAAAATAATATAGGCCAGACTATTAGACAGAGCAAAATATGTATAGGCCAGACTATTACACAGAGCAAAATATGTATAGGCCAGACTATTACACAGAGCAAAATATGTATAGGCCAGACTATTACACAGAGCAAAATATGTATAGGCCAGACTATTACACAGAGCAAAATATTCAGACTATTACACAGAGCAAAAAATGTATAGGCCAGActagaaaagcaaaaatacagCCAGACTATTACACAGAGCAAAATATTTTAGCCAGACAACAGAGCAAATTATGTTTGACTATTACACAGAGCAAAATATGTATAGGCCAGACTATTACACAGAGCAAAATAATATAGGCCAGACTATTAgggataattaaaaaacaattcgGGCTTAAATGGACAAATGGAAATTTCTAGTACTGCAATTCACAGGAATGAAAAGCCAGCATTCACTGCGTATCCGTCTAAACTTCATACCCTAAAATGGAAACGTTGGcaaggagaagaaaaacaaaatacagtaaaaataacaataaaaacgcGATGTTTGTCTTGGCCAGATATTATGACAGAATCTCACTAAAAAACCAATGCTTAGAAAATTTCAGCATGCCTTACGAGACTGAAATGAGCGGCAATTTGTATATTAGCTTCGAGACGGTAAAAACACTGTTGTTTCCAGATATGGTGAGGgctgaaaaaagtatatattagttttaccagaccactgagctgattaacagctctcctatggctggcccaaacgattagacttattttacatggctaagaaccacttggttacctagcaacgggacctacagcttattgtggaatccgaaccacattatacctagaaatggTGAGAGCTGGTTATCAGGGGTATTTCGAATTATGAatatttcggattagcgaatatttaatttccattatTGACATGACGAGGGATTCTTGTCCTAACTCCCTTTCATCTGATTCTCATAACATGCACTCTTTCAAAAGGCGTGATCACATCCTTTCTGGTTAGgcccttttcctttcctctccctcaTTTTGGCGTTATTCAAACGCTCCCAGTCTTTgatttttcacaaagaaatgaaGATTCGCTATTACTCATCTGCGATATCTTTGACAACCCGTAATCTAAGCGTCATTCAAAtacaaatttctatttttcttttgaatttttggtTCTGATCAGTTCTTGTATGGGTGATCATCAATGGACACAAGGTACTATAATATAACAAGATAGTAACAAGCTCAGCCCAGGCCTGGTTTCTCTATAAGTTTGACAAAACATTTGATGTGGTCGGTAACTAGGTGGGTTACCATGAATGAAAATTATCTGTAACTGGCATATATACGCTTATGGCCAACAACTTCCTGACAGAACATAAGGAGTCTGGAAGGATGGGTAATGGGTCAAGGAGAGGCCAGAGAACGAAAAGAAAGACCAGGTGAATCTCTTGTTTTCCAAGATAATTGATCCTATAACATCGATTCCTAAGGGTACGAGATAAACGATAAATTATAAGGATAAGTAGGATAAGTAGGACAACTATGAACAATAACCACAATGAAAAAGATTAATGATGCGACTAAAAaggataacaataacaacaacaacaacaacaacaaccgcaATCCCACCACagatgcaacaacaacaaccgcagaaaaataacattaataacaaaacagCTCCCTTTTGGTGTTTCCAGAAGCCCGCCATTACCAGCGAAGGTCATTAACGCTGTTTTTCCTAAAGGCAGGAAACCTGCGCgcgcgcacagagagagagagagagagagagagagagagagagagagagagagagagagagtaaaaaaaatcattttaaaaatgctGAAAACTCAGTTTTATTGTTCAACACATGAAGTCCAAAAGGGCCAGtcaactttttgaaaaatttatgtttgGAATAACTTTTGAATTGCTGTGCCACCACTCGcggagcaaaaaggaaaaaaaaaactaaaacaaacgaaaaactcaaaaatgaaaatccaggaactgtttgaaagaaagaatctgattttgcatttatattttagcGCTGGGAAAAAACTTAACgccgaaaaaaatgaaataacagtaaatgagtaaaaatagaagtcgaaaaataaaaagaatttgatGTTTAAGGAATATGACGTTGCTTTGAATTTCTGGagaaaagtcctttttttttttctttatatactgtcTCAGGATATTATGCTAAGATGGTCTGTTCCTTAGCCTCCCTCCGCACGTCTAAGCCATCTGTTACTTTCATGTTCCATACGAAAAGCATATTAGGGTATGTAAGCCTTCTTTAGGTGGCTAAagaaaaggactctctctctctctctctctctctctctctctctctctctctctctctctctatccattgcTGCTTAGCTTCTTCAACTTAAAGTtcatcctccccaccccctctccctcctctctctctctctctctctctctctctctctctctctctctctcactgatgttTATGTTTCAACACTACCTACATCTCTTTCCGTTCCCAACTTCTTACTTACCTCcttacttttactctctctctctctctctctctctctctctctctctctctctctctctctctctctctctctcttttgtttgaattttcattACATCTATCTTCTActcgcctctctctttctctttctctccctttcggTCGATCTTTCCCTTATTGGTTACCTTTGTACATCACCTTCAAATGTCACTCTGTTTGAAATTTATCTTGCAGGATAACCTTTATCATTATCcttattattcttttaagaaaGGACGTAAACAACATAAGAAGTAGGAAAGAGGGTTTgtataatacaaacacaaaaacgtAGACCTGCTTTATAGTTCCTGCTTCATAGATCTATGAAGCATCGAAGAGGAATGATGAGGACTTAacgaaacaaaaaggggaaaagataaatgtacatgtatatgtacacacacacacacacacacacacacacatacatatatatatatatatatatatatatatatatatatatatatatatatatatatgtgtgtatacatgtgtatatatacatgtatatgtgtgtatatatatatatatatatatatatatatatatatatatatatacatatgtatatataaatatatatatatatatatatatatatatatatatatatatatatattataaatatatatatatgtatatctataatatacatatgtatataatgtatatatacatgtgtgcatatatataaaatatatatgtatatgtatgtaattattctATTTCTGATCACGTATGCTTCtccggaataaagaaaaatattcacgttCTCTATTTCTGAAGAATTCacctggagatatatatatatatatatatatatatatatatatatatatatatatatatatatatatatatatatatatatatatatatatatatatatatacatatattcgaaAAATTTAGAAGACCAAAACAATAATGGAAATGACCTTGAAAGCTTGAATAATAGCATCATTACCCCCATTGAAAGAAGTAGCAAAGAAGTTCCAGGACAGAAAGCCCTCCACAACCAGCAAATTCTCTGAAGAGACAAAGAACCTCATGAAAAAACGTAGAAATCTCAAGCCCCCATCAACAGTGCGGGAGAAAACTGAAGTACAAGAATTAACcaaaactatacagaaaaagCAACAAGACCTTCACAATAGAACAAGAGAAATAACTGAAGATGTTATTAAACAGGGCAGAGGGTTTAAAACAGCAAAAAAGAAATTCGGCCAATGGAAGCTGCAATTCACAGGGGTGCTAGAAGAAGATGGATCCCTTACAACCAACCGTGACGGAATAGTTAGGCGAGCAAGAGAGTACTGCCAAAAGCATTATTCGTCAGAAAGACCATGTTACCGTCTTTGCGAAAGAGAAAATCACCTATCGCATGACTTTCCAGAGATCACAGCATGCAAGGTGCGACTTGTTATCAAgcaattgaagaagaagaaagcaccaGGACCAGATAACATCACACTGGACTTAATAACAGATGCTGATGAGCCAATCCGTGACCATTCAATGAATGCCTGAAGAAGAGCAAAACGCCAGAAGAGTGGAATAAAACCATCCTCATTCTACTCTACAAAAAAGGCGACCCTAGGGGCATGAACAACCAACAACCAACCAGCCTCCTTAGTGTTATTTATAAGATCTTCACCAGAGTTATCACTAATCGAATTGCAGGTAAGCTTGATGATAATCAGCCAAAGGAACAAGCAGGCTTTAGAAGAGGCTACTCCACAATTGACCATCTACAAACAGTCAACCAGATCATTGAGAAAACAAACGAATATAAAATCCCACTAGAAGTAGCACTTGTAGATTACACCAAAGCATTTGACTTGGTCGAATCTGAGGAGGTCATGTCAGCGCTGGAAGAACAGGGAGTTGACTCAGTTTACATCAATGTTCTCCGTCACATCTATGACCATGCAACATCATTTATTCGCCTCCACAAGGACTCAGAaccattccaactcaagagaggaGTCAGGCAAGGTGACACTAGCTCACCCAAACTGTTTACTGCCTGCCTGGAGAGAGCTTTCCGACAACTCAACtggcaagaaaaaggaataagaatagatGGAGAATGCCTAAGTCACCTCagatttgctgatgacatcattaTCGTTGCCCCCACCAAAGAAGAGCTTCAACAAATGCTCACCTAGCTAAATGAAGCAAGCAAATCAGCAGGTCTCCACATGAACTTCCATAAGACCAAGTCATGagcaataaatacactgaaaatgcagATGACATACTTGAAACTGAAAATCAACAGATTGAGGAAGTGGACCACTACATCTGCCTTGGACAACGAATCTCTCTACATGACGCCTCCAAAGAGAgcggaataaaaagaagaataaccctCGGTTGGGAGGCGTTTGGAAGAGCCAGCGcagtgttaaaaaataagaagattcctatcctcttaaaaaggaaagtctATGATCAGTGTATCCTCCACACTGTCACCTATGGGGCCGAAACTTGGAATCTAACAAAAAAGCTTTCCCTTAAATTACAAACAATGCAGAGGGCACATGAGAGAATTATGCTAGATCTAACTTGGAAGGATAGAAAAACAGCTAAATGGATATGTCAAAAAACTAAAGTGAAGGATATCCTTGAAACCATCAATAAGCTCAAATGGAACTGGGCGGGGCACATTGCAAGGATTACACATAACAGATGGACATCACGAACAACCTTCTGGACGCCCCGAGGATACACAAGAAAACGAGGAAGACAAAAAACCAGCTGGCGAGATGACTTAGACCAACATAAACAAAAGTGGCACAGAGCAGCAGAGGATAGAAATCTGTGGAGGAACCTGGGGAAGGCCTACATccaacaaaggacttttgaaggctggaaagatgatgatgatatatatatatatatatatatatatatatatatatatatatatatatatatatatatatatatatatatatatatatatatatatatatatatatatatatatatatatatatagaagacggTTGAAGAGGGAAGTACATctaggtggtccataaaatatttattatatataggttttatatcTTAATcgtttacataattcattatatatgataaaactaGTTAtagcaggaccaaccatcaagagaaaAAGgcgaaaggtatatatatatatatatatatatatatatatattaaaatacaaatatgtatgtatatatattatatatagcaaaattatatatagttatatatatatatatcaatatatatatatataatatatatatatatatatatatatatatatatatatatatatatatatatatatatatataatatatatatatatatatatatatatatatatatataaaaaaatatatatatatatatatatatatatatatatatatatatatatatatataatatatatatatatatatatatatatatatatatatatatatatatatatatatataaatatatatatatatatatatatatatatatatatataaaatatatatataaatatatctctatatatatatatatatatatatatttatatatatatatatatatatatatatatatatatatatatctacatgcatatatatatatatatatatatatatataaatatatatatttatttatatatatatttatatatatattatatatatatatatatataaatatatatatatatatatatatatatatatatgtatgatggcatatatatatatatatataaatatatatatatatatatatatatatatatatatatatatatatatatatatatatatatatatatatatatatatatatatatatatatatatataggttatatatatatatatatatatatatatatatatatatatatatatatatatatatatatattttatatatatatatatatatatatatatatatatatatatatatatatatatatttatatatatatatatatatatatatatatatatatatatatatatatttatatatatatattatatatatatattatatatatatatatatatatatatttatatatatatattttatatatatatatatatatatatatatatatatatatatatatatatttatatatatatatatatatatatatatatatatatatatatatatatatatatatatatatatttatatatatttatatatatatatatatatatatatatatattatatatatatatatatatatatatatatatatatattatatatatatatatatatatatatatatatatatttatatatatatatatatatatatatatttatatatatatatatttatatatatatatatatatatatatatatatatatatatatatatatatatatatgtacgtgggtccttcggctgatagtagatttattaattac
This Macrobrachium rosenbergii isolate ZJJX-2024 chromosome 42, ASM4041242v1, whole genome shotgun sequence DNA region includes the following protein-coding sequences:
- the LOC136827819 gene encoding uncharacterized protein, which gives rise to MANNFLTEHKESGRMASLPPLKEVAKKFQDRKPSTTSKFSEETKNLMKKRRNLKPPSTVREKTEVQELTKTIQKKQQDLHNRTREITEDVIKQGRGFKTAKKKFGQWKLQFTGVLEEDGSLTTNRDGIVRRAREYCQKHYSSERPCYRLCERENHLSHDFPEITACKVRLVIKQLKKKKAPGPDNITLDLITDADEPIRDHSMNA